From Vespula vulgaris chromosome 11, iyVesVulg1.1, whole genome shotgun sequence, the proteins below share one genomic window:
- the LOC127067501 gene encoding intermembrane lipid transfer protein Vps13 isoform X3: MVFESIIAELLNKVLGEYIQNLDYTQLKLSLWGGDVVLTDLLIKETALDVLDLPIRLEYGRLGKLILKIPYKDIWNAQVDAIVEELFVLVVPSSQVVYDPEKEAKQQLEAKKAELARIEKSKQLAETKPQEKLDDSMVEKLIARMIKNIHVEIKRIHVRYEDHITFKDHPFSFGFTLNTFVLESCTDNWSTTDSMKDMYAIPQIYKLCTLDGLAVYLNTGVEQFSKNLPSMFSKLFSDGIATMDYTPIDYLYLLGPINVNAKLKLNPKPEADGSNYTIPKVWLNLEMLKLRIALTKHQYQTLVQLGEGLDQAQKAAPYRKYRPNVKSYRGHYKEWWKFAYTCILEETVRRKQRNWDWNHMKAHRDMCREYAQVYQTKLTTKKVVKDIEERLANYEKKLDLFNLVIIRQQIEMEVERLAEKEKTLKAKRGWFGFLWGSPQTEETQDLNSAAAIMRKFEEAMTPQEKEKLYRAIDYQENITPAHYPETYEMIDTNFFLHGLQLLLLDTDKEYPSILDLQLNSVQAGFKSRPSANAISITTSISDMKLFGVKQNDYIPSLFNSEVFNSDNVLLSISYEKNPLDKLCGDRIIVKSKSVDIIYDAQTIIELVKLFKVPNSSALNQIQAAAAEQLEGLKEMSALGLEYAIEKHSVLDIQVDMQASQLIIPHGGLYDSTKSLFIINLGSLKMHSLEKPKNNKSKATVKQLASMGKSEEDILLHLREYSYDKFALNIVNFQILVSLGNENWREALMKDSPMTLLCPTTLEIQFHKCLITDDPLLPKMRLVGQLPSLAINVTDVLLLEVFNIAQSIPLPEEETSTQLTKSSLSKSVSQLSLFKELTTISSANDKKKQEDKPLKQTTDLEMKFVMKEFTLSISKQRDEIVMSFVRFEILQLEVEMLQRSYDQEILLKLGGTQMKQHRNNEEIFMINTPMSTGKDEYLIIVQYVNVNKRSPEFITRHESVIKLLQLEFTTLEVVLHQEALIDFLKFVTYIQDKIQAMSALKETVQEDIIPSRPTHLSFIQEETSTFVRDQIQKQKLKPSKLRRKREIVEFIDLKVKAKVGTISIKMTSDVRDISAFFIEGIIAGFIMKASYSQANINLTSINIKDLNTTSIYKNIISVEGEESLKIEAVIYNIEPHEQDKNNMSIKVIMGCHRIIFLNVFVTSVMNFLNNFQATQQAIKEASAAAAEAAKTNIKDVQESATRVELNVKIKAPLIYVPRNSKSEHCLMLDMGNLTICNIFKKLEVETVSGEYPIVDEMKIELQNLKLLRIRLNKIEFTIENQVLLLEPVSFTLLMKRNLSTAWFTSIPDIDMFGRLNKINLLLSQEDYATIMKVLEENLGESIEESKPTQTSGYSDKKCLSDQNKRKIIEPTKVDVITEEEGTVFQEQKHVHTFIKFEFIMDSLVISLFTGGSKMLQTQTSPLHLPENGLAKFSLTHFAVKGRIFVGDLLVTSILLMNCTLDDIRPSRESTLTRLMERTTSLSSAHDTEKDAKTVRSMLDVTIRRGPNDIFVDVRVFSFSIIVSLDYLMKIKDFFNIVPSTSTKNTSQSSQKGYNDVVIKKRSPQTSGNQTNQMLTVNLHVEKPDIILLEDMDDINSNCILLNTELLLKMRIMGEHQVITGSVKDLSLLTGIYNPAKRADWIYQVLRPCSISVAGSTPEGKGLHIDVSCTDIYISVSPGVIEILNNVIHTVTKTEEEDKEVVKPEPNYEGLWQITPYKEQNYWFLKPEIGTEVLELFSYPDYDDNAVYKPELAIISAPTILLTLEAGVGNKTLPMLLTNIGFQSNVNDWSTKSMSLECTISLIIAYYNSRLALWEPLIEPKEGIQNGKRTSTSWELKTKVQFNDLEVSSRGASAISPSVESEPEDLHQIAKMSIDITSSENLEITVTKTCLDVLKQLGNAFSSAIEPGRKMATQKLAPYVLRNETGLAMTLNLELSHFKIFDSGSRSTNKTDLYTEVILESGASIELVPKFTKVETHLLEQLKADSIKDSGDNKFVVSFKEICDKLTIPVLRADKRFFSLKYRKDNSEEWGIVSDVVVDEGSTIVTLRSILQVHNHFTEPISVYYMTKRGNEVECVGTVAPDDRLNLPLDAVYTPTNIYWLFFSVNGYMVSIEPFVWKDLQKNVSMTKLLKCEARSKQEIIEPFYIQMFFVMIVVGSILYNNNTVSLFLNAIDWQYKLCHFIDHVKRFCLNCFNSEHPKYVETPIQVVGEIEQVYFENTSRHTMASTIYNVHLYPSVYLKNFLPIDIIICLPGIIEEKLLEASATLQIPTIDYTKSNIVIKLPNYLEKNWSCKGEIIANPPEFSVWSFESFDSSQKVIMDLGMHTSYKHGSIIMALYCPFWMLNKTGLMLSYRSGEDYLNILYHPEHFKGPILFSFRSKVFFGKKKAMVRVEDGEWSEKFSIDVAGSEGVVACKYNGMIYQIGVHNQLTYNSLTKQITFTPYYVLINNSDFIIECQEGDRPADPLIIVSPGECSAFWPRSEQEVKTLKAKAAGYREKTAAFIYTDSHTTLLKLDNKYGGINVDIQINEGGIYISMTGYNPGNAPALIINHTHHLINFWEKGSINVKSIASFNKMFYTWENPAGPRKLMWEDYNNKEIEDDLRKDTLGAFKILISNTEEEIYYVSFLNGTQRVLLFTTNLKIAEDCQLVGDFEPTEQEITLNIHGIGFSLVNNVTKSELLYMCIASSGIIWETCKSGGNRWRHLNTREINIIEEGYQKYIRELQIEKDPAHRILLEPKLEVDYLNMEMLKPHRRYMRRSFQTGLWLQYKTSIHQVQLHAKINRLQIDNQLSDCVFPVILAPVPLPKSITQSTVPKPFAELSMVKRLLEHSTVQQFRYFKVLVQEFHIKVDIVFINAIMAFLETNVANDVEESELFRSDMKLVHEPLMYHVSLITTAEQKNFFDLLHFSPLKIHISFSMTGTGSGSSALPQVLNVLLQGLGVTLTDINDIVFKLAYFERDYTFMTNKQLISEATTHYVGQAIKQAYVLVLGLDVIGNPYGLVVGTMKGIEDLFYEPFQGAIQGPGEFAEGLYLGVRSMLGHTVGGMAGAVSKITGAMGKGIATLTFDKDYQRKRQEQLNKQPANLQEGLARSGKGLIMGVVDGVTGVVMKPISGAKEEGVEGFFKGFGKGVVGLVTRPTAGVVDFASGSFGAVRRAAELNEEVKRVRPPRFLQPDSLVRPYIRDEADGNKILIELEKGKYANTDIYFYHIYINKDVLLLTDKRIAYLEHSDLFGGWKVDWTHTWQEIELPKVVDKGVQIFIKDSSRRKKLGNLFGSTEQSKIILITDYNIKQLLYIKIREQMNQYGLTDEFK, translated from the exons ATGGTTTTTGAATCAATCATAGCAGAACTACTAAATAAAGTTTTGGGAGAGTATATTCAAAATTTGGATTATACGCAGTTAAAACTTAGTCTATGGGGAG GCGATGTAGTATTAacagatttattaataaaagaaacagcATTAGATGTATTGGATTTACCTATAAGATTAGAATATGGTCGATTAG gtaaattaatattaaaaattccatataaagatatatggAATGCTCAAGTTGATGCGATAGTTGAAGAATTATTTGTACTTGTTGTACCTTCAAGCCAAGTTGTTTATGATCCTGAAAAAGAAGCAAAGCAACAATTAGAAGCCAAAAAGGCTGAGCTTGCAAGAATAGAGAAAAGCAAACAATTAGCAGAGACTAAAC cACAAGAAAAACTAGATGATTCAAtggttgaaaaattaattgctcgtatgataaaaaatatacatgttgaaataaagagaattcATGTGCGTTATGAAGACCATATTACATTTAAGGATCATCCATTTTCATTTGGATTTACATTAAATACATTTGTCTTAGAAAGCTGTACAGATAATTGGAGTACAACTGACAGCATGAAAGATATGTATGCAATTCCACAAATTTATAAG CTATGTACACTGGATGGCCTGGCTGTATATCTTAATACTGGTGTAGAACAATTTAGTAAAAATCTACCTTCTATGTTTTCAAAACTGTTTTCTGATGGTATTGCAACAATGGATTATACTcctattgattatttatatt tACTGGGTCCAATAAATGTTAATGCAAAATTAAAGCTTAATCCAAAGCCTGAAGCAGATGGCAGTAATTATACCATTCCAAAAGTATGGCTCAATTTGGAAATGCTTAAATTACGAATAGCATTGACAAAACATCAATACCAAACTTTAGTACAGTTAGGAGAAGGTTTGGATCAAGCTCAAAAGGCTGCTccatatagaaaatatagacCAAATGTAAAATCATATAGGGGCCATTATAAAGAATG gtGGAAATTTGCATATACTTGTATATTAGAAGAAACTGTAAGAAGAAAGCAGAGAAATTGGGATTGGAATCATATGAAAGCACATAGAGATATGTGCCGCGAATATGCACAAGTGTATCAAACGAAATTAACAACTAAGAAAGTAGTAAAAGATATTGAAGAACGTCTTGCGAATTATGAAAAGAAGTTAGATCTTTTCAATTTAGTTATAATCAGACAACAAATTGAAATGGAA gtCGAAAGATtagcagagaaagaaaagactcTTAAAGCGAAAAGAGGATGGTTTGGTTTTTTGTGGGGTTCTCCTCAAACAGAAGAAACTCAAGATTTGAATTCTGCTGCAGCTATTa tgCGTAAATTCGAAGAAGCCATGACACcacaagaaaaggaaaaattgtaTCGTGCAATTGATTACCAAGAGAACATTACACCAGCTCATTATCCCGAAACTTATGAAATGATTGATACTAATTTCTTCTTACATGGACTTCAGTTACTTCTTTTAGATACAGATAAAGAATATCCAAGTATCTTGGATTTACAATTAAATAGTGTTCAAGCTGGTTTTAAATCACGACCTTCTGCTAATGCTATTTC aATAACAACATCAATTAGTGATATGAAACTTTTTGGAGTGAAACAAAATGATTATATTCCTTCACTTTTTAATTCTGAAGTTTTTAATTCAGATAATGTTTTACTAtctatttcttatgaaaagaATCCTCTTGACAAATTATGTGGTGATCGTATTATTGTAAAATCAAAATCCGTGGATATTATCTATGATGCTCAAACAATTATAGAATTAGTTAAATTGTTTAAAGTTCCAAATTCCTCAGCTTTAAATCA aattcaaGCAGCTGCTGCAGAACAATTAGAAGGCTTAAAAGAAATGTCTGCTTTAGGTTTAGAGTATGCTATTGAAAAACATTCAGTATTAGATATTCAg GTAGACATGCAAGCATCTCAATTAATTATACCACATGGTGGATTATATGATAGTactaaatcattatttataataaatttgggTAGTTTGAAGATGCATTCTCTTGAAAAGcccaaaaataataaatctaaagcAACTGTTAAACAGCTTGCTAGTATGGGTAAAAGTgaagaagatattttattacactTAAGAGAATATAGTTATGACAAATTTGCTCTGAATATAGTTAATTTTCAG attctTGTTTCATTGGGAAATGAAAATTGGAGAGAAGCTTTAATGAAAGATAGTCCAATGACATTATTGTGTCCAACTACGttagaaattcaatttcaCAAATGTTTAATAACAGATGATCCTTTATTACCTAAAATGAGATTAGTAGGACAATTACCATCTCTTGCTATTAATGTAACAG ATGTACTTTTATTAGAAGTTTTTAATATTGCTCAAAGCATCCCACTCCCTGAGGAAGAAACTTCTACACAACTTACAAAGTCATCACTT agcaAATCCGTTTCCCAATTATCTCTATTTAAGGAATTGACTACAATTTCTTCAGccaatgataaaaagaagcaGGAAGATAAACCACTTAAACAGACAACTGATTTAGAAATGAAGTTCGTAATGAAAG AATTCACTTTATCAATTTCCAAACAAAGAGATGAAATAGTCATGTCATTTGTAAGATTTGAAATCTTACAATTAGAAGTTGAAATGTTGCAACGTTCTTACGatcaagaaatattattgaaactAGGCGGTACTCAAATGAAGCAACATCgtaataatgaagaaatttttatgataaatactCCCATGTCAACTGGAAAAGACGAGTATCTTATTATAGTGCAGTATGTTAAT gTGAATAAACGATCACCAGAGTTTATCACGCGACATGAATCGGTCATAAAATTGTTACAACTAGAATTTACTACATTAGAAGTAGTACTTCATCAGGAAGctcttattgattttttaaaatttgtgACATATATACAG gATAAGATACAGGCTATGTCTGCTTTAAAAGAAACAGTGCAAGAAGATATAATACCATCTCGGCCAActcatttatctttcattcaaGAAGAAACTTCTACATTTGTCAGAGATCAAATCCAGAAGCAGAAACTTAAACCTTCAAAATTAC gacgtaaaagagaaatagtcgAGTTTATAGATTTAAAAGTAAAAGCTAAAGTTGGCActataagtataaaaatgaCCAGTGATGTAAGAGACATCAGTGCTTTTTTTATAGAAGGCATTATTGCTGGTTTTATAATGAAGGCTTCTTATTCACAAGCAAATATTAATCTTACCTCCATTAATATCAAAGATCTTAACACTacatcaatttataaaaat ATTATATCAGTAGAAGGTGAAGAGTCTTTAAAAATTGAAgcagtaatatataatattgaaccACATGAGcaagataaaaacaatatgTCTATTAAAGTTATTATGGGCTGCCaccgtattatatttttaaatgtcttTGTTACAAGTGTTATG aattttcttaataatttccaAGCAACACAACAAGCAATTAAAGAAGCATCTGCAGCAGCTGCAGAAGCAGCAAAAACTAATATTAAGGATGTTCAAGAAAGTGCAACGCGAGTAGAATTAAACGTAAAAATTAAG GCTCCTCTTATATATGTGCCTAGAAATTCAAAAAGCGAACATTGTTTAATGTTAGATATGGGTAACCTtacaatttgtaatatttttaaaaaactagAAGTCGAAACAGTATCTGGAGAATATCCTATAGTTGATGAGATGAAGAttgaattacaaaatttaaaacTCTTAAg aaTAAGACtaaacaaaattgaatttaCGATTGAGAACCAAGTTCTATTACTAGAACCAGTTAGTTTTACACTATTGATGAAACGCAATTTGTCAACTGCATGGTTTACTTCTATACCAGATATTGATATGTTCGGTCGAttgaacaaaattaatttattattaagtcAAGAAGACTATGCAACCATAATGAAAgttttagaagaaaatttaggAGAATCAATAGAAGAGTCTAAACCTACACAAACTTCGGGATATAGCGATAAAAAGTGTTTATCAGATCAGAATAAGCGAAAAATAA TAGAACCAACTAAAGTGGACGTTATTACTGAAGAGGAAGGTACAGTTTTTCAAGAGCAAAAACATGTACAtacgtttattaaatttgaatttattatggATAGCCTCGTTATTAGTTTGTTTACAGGAGGCTCCAAAATG TTACAGACTCAAACGTCACCTCTACATCTTCCAGAAAATGGTTTGGCAAAGTTTTCCTTAACACATTTTGCAGTTAAAGGACGAATATTCGTTGGTGATTTATTAGTAACTTCTATCCTTCTTAtgaattgtactttggacgatATTCGGCCTAGTAGAGAAAGTACTTTGACAAGACTGATGGAAAGGACAACAAGCTTATCATCTGCACATGATACGGAAAAAGATGCAAAGACTGTGAGGAGTATGTTGGATGTAACAATTAGACGAGGCCCTAATGACATATTTG TTGATGTTAGAGTGTTCTCATTCAGCATTATTGTATCACTTGATTACCTAATgaagataaaagatttttttaatattgtaccTTCTACATCAACTAAGAATACATCTCAATCTTCACAAAAGGGTTATAATGATGTAGTGATTAAGAAACGATCACCTCAAACTTCAGGAAATCAAACTAACCAAATGTTAACTGTGAATTTACATGTAGAAAAGCCAGATATTATTCTTCTTGAAGATATGGATGATATAAATTCAAACTgcatattattaaat aCTGAGCTACTTTTAAAAATGCGCATAATGGGTGAACATCAAGTTATAACAGGTTCTGTTaaagatctttctcttttaactgGTATATATAATCCTGCTAAAAGGGCTGATTGGATATATCAG GTTTTAAGACCATGTAGTATTAGTGTAGCAGGTTCTACACCTGAAGGAAAAGGTCTTCACATAGATGTATCTTGtacagatatttatatttctgtcTCACCag gtGTAATTGAGATTTTGAACAATGTCATTCATACTGTAACTAAAACggaagaggaagataaagaagtgGTAAAGCCTGAACCTAATTATGAAGGACTTTGGCAAATTACTCcatataaagaacaaaattattggTTTTTGAAACCAG AGATTGGGACGGAGGTATTagaacttttttcttatcccgATTACGATGATAATGCGGTTTATAAACCTGAATTAGCTATAATTTCTGCACCAACAATTTTGTTAACATTGGAAGCAGGCGTTGGCAATAAAACGTTACCAATGCTTCTGACGAATATTGGATTTCAAAGCAATGTCAATGATTGGAGTACTAAATct atGTCCTTGGAATGTACAATTTCTCTTATAATAGCATATTATAATAGTCGTTTAGCTTTATGGGAACCATTGATAGAACCAAAGGAAGGAATACAAAATGGAAAACGTACTTCAACTTCTTGGGAATtgaaaacaaaa gtACAATTTAATGATTTAGAAGTGAGCTCTAGAGGAGCTAGTGCAATCAGTCCAAGTGTAGAAAGTGAACCAGAAGATTTACATCAAATTGCTAAAATGTCCATTGACATAACATCTTCT gAAAATCTAGAAATTACTGTGACCAAAACTTGTCTGGATGTATTAAAACAATTAGGTAATGCATTCTCTTCTGCTATCGAACCTGGTAGAAAAATGGCCACTCAAAAATTAGCACCATATGTATTGAGAAATGAAACTGGCTTGGCAATGACATTAAACTTAGAGCTTAGTCATTTTAAG atatttgACAGTGGTTCAAGGTCAACTAATAAAACAGATTTGTATACCGAAGTAATTCTCGAATCTGGAGCGTCCATAGAACTCGTACCAAAGTTTACCAAAGTAGAAACGCACCTTCTTGAACAATTAAAAGCTGATTCTATTAAAGACAGTGGAGACAATAAATTTGTTGTTTCG TTCAAAGAAATTTGTGATAAATTGACAATACCAGTTCTTCGAGCAGATAAAAGATTCTTCTCGTTGAAATATCGTAAAGATAATTCAGAGGAATGGGGTATTGTTTCtgatgttgttgttgatgaAGGAAGCACTATTGTTACACTTAGAAGTATCCTTcag gtACATAATCATTTCACCGAACCTATATCTGTATATTATATGACGAAACGAGGAAACGAAGTTGAATGTGTGGGCACAGTAGCTCCTGATGATCGATTGAATCTTCCATTGGATGCTGTATATACAccaacaaatatttattggtTGTTCTTTAGTGTTAATGG TTACATGGTTTCAATAGAACCATTTGTTTGGAAAGACCTTCAAAAAAATGTTTCCATGACAAAACTGCTAAAGTGTGAAGCAAGatcaaaacaagaaataatagaacCGTTTTATATACAG atGTTTTTCGTGATGATTGTGGTTGGTAGTATTCTCTATAATAACAACACAGTCAGTTTATTCTTAAATGCTATCGACTGGCAATACAAATTGTGTCATTTTATTGATCACGTGAAACGTTTCTGCTTGAATTGTTTTAATTCAGAGCACCCAAAATATGTGGAAACACCTATTCAG gTTGTAGGAGAAATAGAGCaagtttattttgaaaatactaGTCGCCACACAATGGCAAGCACTATTTATAATGTGCATTTATATCCATCTgtatatctaaaaaattttttgccTATTGACATTATTATTTGTCTTCCTggaattatcgaagaaaaacttttGGAAGCTAGTGCTACTTTACAGATTCCAACAATCGACTATACAAAGtcaaatattgttattaag CTACCAAATTATTTAGAGAAAAATTGGTCATGTAAAGGTGAAATAATAGCAAATCCACCGGAGTTTTCAGTCTGGTCTTTTGAATCCTTTGATAGTTCACAAAAAGTTATTATGGATTTAGGAATGCATACATCATATAAACATGGTTCCATTATAATGGCTCTCTATTGTCCTTTCTGGATGTTAAATAAAACTGGATTAATGTTATCTTATAGG aGTGGagaagattatttaaatattttatatcaccCAGAACATTTTAAAGGaccaatattattttcattccgGTCAAAAGTCTTTTTTGGCAAAAAGAAAGCAATGGTGAGGGTAGAAGATGGAGAATGGTCTGAAAAGTTTTCAATTGATGTTGCAGGAAGTGAGGGAGTAGTTGCATGCAAATACAATGGAATGATATATCAG attgGTGTACATAATCAACTGACATATAATTCTTTGACAAAGCAAATTACATTTACACCTTATTATgttcttattaataatagtgatTTTATAATTGAGTGTCAAGAAGGTGATAGACCTGCTGATCCACTTATCATA gTTTCACCTGGAGAATGTTCTGCTTTTTGGCCTCGTTCAGAACAAGAAGTGAAAACTTTGAAAGCAAAGGCTGCAGGATATCGTGAAAAAACAGCAGCTTTTATTTATACTGATAGCCATACTACGTTGTTGAAGCTAGATAACAAg tacGGCGGTATTAATGTTGATATACAAATCAATGAAGGTgggatatatatttcaatgacaGGTTACAATCCTGGCAATGCTCCAGCTCTTATTATAAATCACACTCatcatttaatcaatttttggGAAAAAGGATCTATAAATGTAAA atCTATTGCATCATTTAACAAAATGTTTTACACCTGGGAAAATCCTGCTGGTCCAAGAAAATTAATGTGGGAAGATTATAAcaacaaagaaatagaagatgatctaagaaaa GATACTTTGGGTGCATTTAAAATACTTATTTCGAATACAGAAGaggaaatatattatgtatcattTCTTAATGGTACACAAAGAGTACTTCTATTTACTACAAATTTGAAGATAGCTGAAGATTGTCAACTGGTAGGCGATTTTGAGCCTACTGAACAAGAAATAACTCTCAATATTCATGGCATAGGATTTTCACTTGTAAATAATGTTACTAAGTCAGAGcttttatatatgtgcataGCTAG CTCTGGTATAATATGGGAAACATGTAAATCTGGTGGAAATAGATGGCGTCATCTCAATAcaagagaaattaatattattgaagAGGGAtaccaaaaatatatacgtgaaTTACAAATTGAGAAAGACCCGGCTCATAGAATATTACTTGAGCCTAAGTTGGAG GTTGATTACTTAAATATGGAAATGTTAAAACCGCATCGTCGTTACATGCGACGTTCATTCCAAACTGGTTTATGGCTACAATATAAAACATCAATACATCAAGTACAATTACatgcaaaaattaatagattacAGATAGATAATCAACTTTCAGATTGTGTTTTTCCAGTTATTCTAGCACCTGTTCCTCTACCCAAAAGTATCACACAAAGTACAG TACCAAAACCATTTGCCGAACTTAGTATGGTAAAACGTCTTTTGGAACATAGTACCGTGCAACAATTTCGTTATTTCAAAGTACTTGTTCAAGAATTTCACATTAAAGTGGatatagtatttataaatGCCATAATGGCCTTTTTGGAGACTAACGTAGCGAATGACGTGGAAGAA AGCGAACTATTTCGTTCAGACATGAAATTGGTACATGAACCACTTATGTATCATGTTAGTCTGATCACAACAGCTGagcaaaagaatttctttgacTTATTGCATTTTTCACCTCTTAAG ATACATATTAGTTTTTCCATGACTGGTACTGGAAGTGGATCTTCTGCACTACCTCAAgtattaaatgtattattacaaGGCCTTGGAGTTACTCTAACTGATATAAACGATATCGTATTCAA ATTAGCATATTTCGAAAGAGATTACACTTTCATGACAAATAAGCAATTAATTTCGGAAGCAACTACGCATTATGTAGGACAAGCTATTAAACAAGCTTATGTTCTTGTGTTAGGTCTTGATGTTATTGGTAATCCATATGGTCTTGTAGTTGGTACAATGAAAGGTAtcgaagatttattttatgagCCTTTCCAAGGTGCCATACAAGGTCCAGGAGAATTTGCTGAAGGATTATATCTTGGTGTAAGAAGTATGTTAGGTCATACTGTTGGTGGAATGGCAGGAGCTGTATCTAAAATTACAGGAGCTATGG GTAAAGGAATAGCTACTTTAACTTTTGACAAAGATTATCAAAGGAAAAGGCAAGAACAATTGAATAAACAGCCAGCAAATTTGCAAGAAGGACTTGCAAGAAGTGGGAAAGGTTTAATAATG GGAGTTGTAGATGGTGTAACTGGTGTTGTAATGAAACCCATATCCGGTGCTAAAGAAGAAGGCGTTGAAGGATTTTTCAAAGGTTTTGGAAAAGGAGTTGTTGGACTTGTAACTAGACCAACTGCCGGCGTTGTTGACTTTGCTAGTGGATCTTTCGGTGCTGTCAGAcg tGCGGCTGAATTAAACGAAGAAGTTAAAAGAGTTCGTCCACCGAGATTCCTACAGCCAGACAGTCTTGTTCGACCTTATATAAGAGATGAAGCAGATGGTAATAAAATTCTGATT gaacttgaaaaaggaaaatatgcAAACacagatatttatttctatcatatatatataaataaggaTGTCCTATTGCTTACCGATAAACGTATAGCGTATCTTGAACATAGTGATTTATTCGGTGGTTGGAAG gtCGATTGGACTCATACGTGGCAAGAAATTGAATTACCTAAAGTAGTAGATAAAGGGGtacagatttttattaaagattctTCAAGAAGGAAGAAACTGGGTAATTTATTTGGTAGTACAGAACAATCCAAAATAATCTTAATAACAGATTACAATATAAAGCAG ttactttatataaaaatacgggAACAGATGAATCAATATGGATTAACAGATGAATTTAAATAA